The Streptomyces laurentii genome contains a region encoding:
- a CDS encoding integral membrane protein (identified by MetaGeneAnnotator; putative;~sequence version:1) — protein sequence MAMGVTAALGLWAAGATGLPGGGNAFTAVVAAAVVMAAGGQVGLAGDAGDLAGARAELTAMPLTVTLVGALVTGALFLRPLRHHAVARARDLLALAVPTVVLWLAALAGLSTLARHDFPLTLGGTQEAGGDLGDLVRQLMSAAHPTIGFRTDLGPTLFYGLLWILGVLVVAVLVSRRTPLPPRFVRHHQAVRPAASAVLLLFLAYVSAGLLIGLVVAATKGHPAETFAVLLLGLPNVSWLALGVGIGGSWEGRAEGPFGLPMPQILDHVLRGGNGGKDLSTVDLSTLASYDGRAWWLLPIAVVLVLGAAVAMAVRSPARVRPWRHALHLGVAFAVAMLVIAPLTLVEARFGLSVIGIGDLEALGAVVLLRPHIWGLVGLALLWGLVAGFLGGLLAAPLRHRAATNVP from the coding sequence GTGGCCATGGGCGTCACCGCCGCCCTCGGCCTGTGGGCGGCCGGCGCCACCGGACTGCCGGGCGGCGGGAACGCGTTCACCGCCGTCGTCGCCGCGGCCGTCGTGATGGCCGCCGGCGGCCAGGTCGGACTCGCCGGCGACGCGGGCGACCTGGCCGGCGCCCGGGCCGAACTCACCGCCATGCCGCTCACCGTCACCCTGGTGGGCGCGCTCGTCACCGGCGCCCTGTTCCTGCGCCCGCTGCGCCACCACGCCGTCGCCCGCGCCCGCGACCTGCTCGCCCTGGCCGTCCCGACCGTGGTGCTCTGGCTGGCCGCGCTCGCCGGCCTGTCCACGCTCGCCCGGCACGACTTCCCGCTCACCCTCGGCGGCACCCAGGAGGCCGGCGGCGACCTCGGCGACCTGGTGCGGCAGCTCATGTCCGCCGCCCACCCCACCATCGGCTTCCGCACCGACCTCGGCCCCACCCTCTTCTACGGCCTGCTGTGGATCCTCGGCGTCCTCGTCGTCGCCGTGCTCGTCTCCCGCCGCACCCCGCTCCCGCCCCGTTTCGTCCGCCACCACCAGGCCGTTCGCCCCGCCGCCTCCGCGGTCCTGCTGTTGTTCCTCGCGTACGTGTCCGCCGGCCTCCTCATCGGCCTGGTCGTCGCGGCGACGAAGGGCCACCCCGCCGAGACCTTCGCCGTGCTGCTCCTCGGCCTGCCCAATGTCAGCTGGCTCGCCCTCGGCGTCGGCATCGGCGGCTCGTGGGAGGGCCGGGCCGAGGGACCGTTCGGCCTGCCCATGCCGCAGATCCTCGACCACGTCCTGCGCGGCGGGAACGGCGGCAAGGACCTGTCGACCGTCGACCTGTCCACCCTCGCCTCGTACGACGGGCGGGCCTGGTGGCTGCTACCGATCGCCGTCGTGCTCGTGCTCGGCGCGGCGGTCGCCATGGCCGTCCGCTCCCCGGCCCGCGTCCGGCCCTGGCGGCACGCCCTCCACCTGGGCGTCGCCTTCGCCGTGGCGATGCTGGTCATCGCCCCGCTCACCCTGGTCGAGGCCCGCTTCGGTCTGTCGGTCATCGGCATCGGCGACCTGGAGGCGCTCGGCGCGGTGGTGCTGCTCCGCCCGCACATCTGGGGTCTGGTCGGCCTCGCGCTGCTGTGGGGTCTGGTCGCCGGATTCCTCGGCGGGCTCCTCGCGGCCCCGCTCCGGCACCGCGCCGCGACCAACGTGCCCTGA